A segment of the Carya illinoinensis cultivar Pawnee chromosome 1, C.illinoinensisPawnee_v1, whole genome shotgun sequence genome:
GTGCTAACTGGATCTTAACACTCGGTTGTTTCTACCTAAAAGTATTGAGAAAAGTAAATGAGGGATTTGGCTCCTCTCCTGCCTTTGATGGAGTCTGATAGGTGAATTGCCGGTGTCTAATCAAGACCAATGGCCGTGACTCACTTGCCAGTCCACTCCGTTTTCAAGGCAAAGGGAGATGAAGCAAACTGTAAATGATCCATTGAGTTGAAGCAGATGAAGCAGCTTTTGCAAGGCAAGATGGCTTGAATGTGAACTTATGTGTATGCTAGGCTAAACTGGCCAATCACAAAGCATTCATCAATTGAAAAGTACCAACTTTATTCTACTAATCGTATGTTATTGCATGCCAGGTATGCTTGATTAATTATTCGAGTCTTTAGGTAATTACACCTACAAATTCATCATCAGTTGCACTCACAAAGTTTATTCTCACTAACAAGAAGATTACCATGCTATCCAACTAATATTTATGTACTTTAAGGAGTTTCGATTAATGAAAAGAGCAAGAGTAATGTAGCTAAGTGCACAGAAAGACAccacaaaaaatttcataatgCTTCTAAAGCTTTATTTGAAATAAGCAGCAGTTTGTGTGCATGAAAGAATGTAGTAAGCACGGCACATATCAATAAATTGTAGAAGAGGAACACATTGTTGCTGAACGAGCTGAAGTGCCTTAGGAAGAAGAAAGCCAGATTGGCAACATAATCAAACCaatgttatgtaaaataatctCCCAAGAATAAAGCCAGTTAGCAAATATCACACCTTAGTCACTCTTAGGTTTTCAGGAAGCCTTAAAGACCGGCATTGAGATGGTTCATTGATTTCAGTGAGCTTCCAAATCTTGGATTTGTCATTAGATTCTTCTGTTATTCTAGGTTTCACATCCCCTAAGTTCCGGACATCCCCATTCTGGAAATATTAATgtcaatttaatatatattagaagaataataataattcatgaTACAAAATGCATTTAAACATATATGAGAAAAATATGATATCGATATTTTCTGTGATTGAATAGTAATTTCTATCCAAACTATGACAAGCAGAAAAACTATGATGGTCcaacttatataaattttatatatgaagCGGGAAAAGTAAATGCCACAAACCATTCCAGTAATAGCAACCATAGAGGCACCTCTGTCTGCAAGTCCAGCACTAGTCACAGCAGCTGCAGCTGAAATTGGGTTTATTGTCGGCTGTAAGAGATGTCACGCATGGACACAAGATTAGTTCATGCTGAGGTAAGGCGCCACAATAACTAATGATCTGATAAAGCTACCTTTGTCACAGCTTCAGATGCTCTTGAGGCATCATAAGAAAGATTTTCAAAGGTGCGTAACAACCTACTGCCATCTGCATTTGCCAAAATCTTAATTCCATTTTCACTGGTAGAAACAGCCAAGAGATTGCCATCCCTGTTGAAGCGGATACGTGGGCTTGCCTAGGAagtagaaaaggaaaaattgagCAACTAATATTTCAAAGGGACACTTTCAATTAACAGTAGTCAAAAGTTAATGGACTTACTGGGAGGCCTCCTTCGGCATCAACAGTAGTCAAAAGTTGAACGTTGTCCATATCCCAGAATTTGATAGAGAAATCATCACCAGCAGCTAAAAACCGGTTTTTAGTTGTATCAAATTGCACAACACCCAAAGAACGCTTACGGAATCCTTGATAGGTCCTTTTCACTGCTCCTTCACTTTCATTCCATTCAACAATAAACGATTCCCCATCTTTACTTGTCCCACATGAAAAGAGCCTGAAATTTCCACAAACCACCCacgcaaaaaaataaaataaaataaaataaaaaaacaaataaacagagaaaaacaaaggttataaaaataaaaccctatTTAGTTGACCATGCCCCCACCAAAGAGCAAAGGACAAGCAGCACCAACACAACAGGTCCATTTTATTACCTAGTACCATCAGCACTGTAAGCCATTGTCGTGCACCAGCGACCAGGAGCATCATAATCAACTCGAGATCCCAAGTGGTCATACAACCATGCTTTTATCTTTCCATCCAGTGCAGTTGAAAAGATAAACTAAGCATAAAGGCACAAAAAGGATGTTAGGAACAAATATACTGAGACTTAAGGAAGAATCCATGAGAGGAAGGCCAAACCAATAACCACAATAAGCTCAAAGCATTCAACTAAAACaatcataacaaaaaaaatcataaatgaaaATGATACCTGAATGTTTTCCTTATAGTGAGGACAGACAGAAAAAACAGGAGCCTCATGACCTTCAAAAGAATACAGCTTTGCACCAGTAGTAGCATCCCACACCTACAATTACCAAACAAGATTAGGAAGGAATGGCAAATTTACCTCCACTCAAAACATCAAAACAACCAAACATGCAACAAGACCAACTGACCTTGATGGTCTTATCGTCACCACAGGTTACGACACAAAGTTGCTTGTTTGGGTGGGAGAATGCTATGTCATTTACTCCGCCAACATGAGCATCAATCTATATCAGCAAATTTAGAGCAACTTTCAGTATAGCATCTCAAATACCACAGAAGGTAAAGTAAATAAAGAATGAAATGGAAAAATTCATATTAGATATACCTCCAGGTGCTGCTGTATGTTATCATTCCCATGATAAGAATATATTTGAACGATGTGCCTGGAGTATGCAACTCCTGTAATTGGAATAGAAAGAAGACATCATCTAATTGTCCAGTTCGCCTTTAAGATATATATTGGTTGTGTACATGAAGCGAAAAACTCCAATGTATTAAGCATACCAAACAAAGAACCGTCAGGGCTCCAAATCACACGGTTAACAGATACACCAGGATCTTTAACCAGAGCTGCCTGAAATCCATCAATATCAGTTCCAATTactctacaatttttttatcggtaatcaAGTTCCAATTACTCTACTATTATAGGCATCAAGGATAAAGCACTAACATTAACTTGTATcattaatgaaagaaaataagaagggACACACCTGCAGAGGCACTGAACATGCGCTGAGATCCCAAACTTTGAAATTCCTCAAAACTAACCGCTCCCTAGAACCAACTTCCCACAACCCAATGTCCCCAACATTGGTACCAACTGAAGCACAACATGCAAAATATTCAATGCACAATCCCTAAATAAAACACCACACACTTGAAGGAAGGAAATATAACATTTACAACACTTGGTAGCAAgcttatatgtttatatataaaatcaagaGGCTTTAAAAGAGAGCCAACCAAGAAGTAAGATTTGTTGAACAGGATGAAAATCCATGCTCATGGGAGATGACCCTTGATTTAAGGTCCGAGCAACAATTTTTGGCAAGTCATCGGGCGCATTGAATGGCTGACCATGACCATGACCCTGGAATGTTACTGGCAACACATTAACGGGCAGATTAACCTGCACACATGAACAGTAATCAATAAATGATGagacttggaaagaaaaatatgattcTGATCTGGCCGTCCGATAATTTTAGACCACTCTGAAACATCAGACTATTTTACTGGAGTCCATCATATGAATGCACACCGATTGATTGTATTCTAGCATTCCAATTTTCTCCTCATTGTAATTTTATTAGAGAAACCTTTTTTATCGGTAGTACTTTTATTAGAGAAATCATAATTATCTCAACATGGAATTATTACAATGAGAACTATAATGTTGAAAATGCGATTAAAGTTACTTTTTCACTTGTAATCATGGACAATTATTTTTAACATCCGAAAAAAGGTTGAAAATAATTTAGGGACATGAAGAGTTATGTGAAAACATGATTTCTCAACCCAATGAACAAGAATATGTTTGCACAAGTTTTTTGATAGATAATCAAGAAgttatatttatagaaataaaGCCCAGGTACATAGGTAGTATACATGAGAAACTACATTTGCACAAGTATAATACCTCATCAGTAATCCCCATTGGTCGAGCTCTTTTAGAAACATGATCAGACTCCCCAGATGGGTAGTCTAGTGAAGGGTTAGTCGGAGGAGTCCTTGGATGCTTCAAAGCAGCTGTTCACGTCAAAGAAACACTTCCATAGTTAAAATTGGAACCATAAACAACATCTTatatctggaaaaaaaaaattgtagatgtaCTTGGTAGCTAATACCTAAACAAATGAATACAATACCTGGGATTGATGGAGCACCAAGACCAATAGCTCCTCCAGAAACTGCTGGATGAGTTACAGTGGAAGGATTGGACATCCAACCTGCAAGGGGCGTTGGCACAGGTGCTGGTGCAGGTTGGAAAGGCTGAAAACAtatgttcaagaaaattaaTGAAAGGCTGTAAAAATCCAACTATTGCAACCAATCAATATGTAACCTACCCCATGTGCACCTAGATTAGGGAAACCCCCAGCTTTTGGTAAGGATCCAAGCAGTGGATTGTTTGCAGGTGATGGAGCACGTGCACCATTTGGTTGTGCACAAGAGTGATCCACGAATAGGGTTTTTATATCTGGATTTGGCCTAGGGTTTTTACACAGTTGGTGCTGCCAATTCAAGCTGCAATTTACAATGATAAATCAGATTGTAGAACTTAAATCAGATTGTAAGCTTACACTAGCTTATGACGAACAGTAATGTTAATGAAGTTTctcttaaattaatataattccGAGCACCCTAAACTCTTGGCATCACTGGAAAGTTGATTATTGTTGCATTGTTTATCCCAGCATTCATGGCACAGTCCCAACTTACAGGGTAAGATCAATCATAAAAGAAATGGTCAAAAGATCATGATCATTagctaaaattataaaatagtcaTTTCAAATGCCATTCAAGAGACATGAAGACACCAAAATAAGTTCATTGCCAAGTAAAACCACCTCAAAGTCAATTTGAAGCTAGCATAAAGATATTCCATTTAGACGGAAGAATAAAGCATCTTTAAATGAGTTACCTTTGGTTGATGAGAGTCCGTAACCTTGAATTTTTAAGGTTTGGGAATTGCAATTTGTCACGGAATAAAGGATTTGCTTCAATTAGTTTCTTAAGCTCCACCAACATGATTGCTCTGGCAGATTTGGTATCTCCATATTTGGAAAGTTGCTCATTTTCTCTGTTGATAAAACAAACCCATTTTAACAACATTTTCTATAGTTGATTTCAAATGTAAGGTGCAAGACTTGAACACAAATTCATCATACCTAAAATTCTCCAATGTCAAGAGCTGAGTGATTTCCTTGAAAAGCTCTTCATTAAATGTGgcaaaaactttcaaatcctTTACTAATATATCCACAGCCTTGGAACGATCATGCCTATCAAAATTTAAACAGTCTCATTCACATGCTATATGCCACAGAATCTCAAAAGACAAACAATCACTTTTCATAAAACCGACGCTTAGATAATTAATAACCTAAAACTTGAAAGCTTACTTATCCAATGCCTCAAGGTACTTTTGCTTCCTTATCTCAAAAAAGATTTTCATTGAGTACCGATTGTCGTCCACTTTTGTGAACCCGGAAAGGTATTTCTCAACCTCCTCCCAATTCCCATTTTGCACCTCATCCTCAAAATACTTcatattaaagaaaaacccaGATTCCTGCTCAAGCCTATTTCATAAACAAAGCAACTGATGAGACAAAAGTACATAATCAATTGTTCGAAATCacttaacaataaatataaaaataaaaacaagaagaaagctAAATTCTTAAGTAGCTTACTTGTGAACAGTCTCTTTGAACTTTTCCTCATCGAGGAACTGTAAAATCAAGAATACAAGCTCTCTACTAAGCGACGACATGGTAGTCGCCCCGTCTTCTTCGATTCAAAAAATTCGAATCACCAAGAACGGCACTAGATCTGAAAAAATATCATAAGCGACAGATAAATCCGTAAAGGGTCCATCTCTGACTAGCTTAATTATTGgaaaagcaataaaaaaaaaaatagcacatAGATTCAAATCTATCCCCTGAAATAGATCAGTCAACTACCACCCATCGGACAAAAAAGAAACCCATTTTTGGTTGGAAAATACCGACATGGGTGAAGCTTAACATcgggttaaaaatattttaaaaaaatcaagggTGATATTTTTCACGGAAGAGAAGGCTGCTTTTAGACCATATGGGCATCAAAGATGCAAAAGCAAAACCCCCACCCCCccgggaaaaaataaaaagggttaAAAAACTGCAGACTTTAAAGTTAAAGATTCTAAGTTTCAGAGAGAGGTTGAGAGAATTGAAGGAGGCCCTTACCTTGAAAACCAACGAACACGAGCGCACAGAAGGGAGAGCTAAGAGAAGCTTTTCCCCCTCTAGGAATGGAATGGTATGAcgctctctctccccctctctctctcttcctttctctaaaaactcgctctctctctctctctgtctctctctagaCAATTATATAATGAGACATTGAGCTTTCAGAAATGGGGATTTTATAGGAGGCAGACAGATAAAGCACTGATAAGCAAGTGGACATATCAACTGATACGTTCCTCCACATATCCAAGTTATGGCGATACGTCAACTTGATTATCTATAAGTCCAATCAGGACGGGTCCCACTTAGCCGGCTAGACATTGTCGAGGTCATCGGCTCGGAATCTCTAGCTGACAGCTGTCCCTCAGCTTGATTTGGACCGAGACTTAAATAAGAAAGAATGGACTACATAAAGTACGTACGACTACCCTTCACTTGCTGCGGTAGATTTCAACCACTGAAATTTTATCTACTTACCGAAACCCATCCAACGGTACATAAACAAGGTAGAGGAACACtcgagaaaaaattgaaaaatgtccGAGAAAGCGATTTTTACTGTGTCTCAGATCCCTCATGAAACGACAAGCTGTCTCGGACGAGTCCCATAAACTTCGACCCCGGGAATAGCCACAATATTACTCTCGTTGCCATTGTTCCACTCACGGTAGTTGTACTAAACTACACATAATTATTACCATCTATCACGTGATACAGTAATACCGTTCATGATTGCGATACTAAACGAGATACTCGGCGGTAAATAATAAGCTACTTTATCGTGGctgagaattttgaatattttttaaaattattattggaAATTAAAATGTTATTGTGTATagattaaatttattaaaaagatttatttattatttttttatcatcttttcaTTATCtcatgatataatattagataataaatttataaataaaatataataaattatttctagttatctactattatattataaaataataataaaaattagtaatagatcatattattttatataatatcgtATTTATGTGAcatcatttaatttaaaatataaactatTCTTATTATTTGTCATGTCAATACTATCACGATGCAGATGTTACATTTAAGATGATATGATATAGAATTTTGCTGTTTAAATAGAGGAAAGGCCAGGAAATTATTAGGATGGTGTTGAGTAAGATGATTGATGATGTCTTTCATTTCACCTAATGGATTTATGTGGAGGCCCCACTTGTCACTTTGTAACATGAATGCAACTCagccttttattttaaataaacaacTACCTACTACCAAACAATGCACGCATATTACACGTGAGTGTAACTTTTGTGTTTGCTTTTTTGGCATATACTCGCGGTACTATATAAATTGTCCGTATGTATATTAGCAAGGGAAATGGATTACAGGCGTGTCATGTCGATCGAAGATATTGTgtctttattataattttttttaattttaatataaaatctaataatattaaaaaataatattatttaacttttatctcaacttactatctaAACgagataaaattattatttttaataaagataatttatgtaaaaaaaattcatttttatcattcttttcattatcattcttttgatattttgtattcaatattaaataattaatttataaataaaatatgacataTAATCTTGAATCATTCGTTATTACATCATGGAAGAGTGGGTGAATGAAGTCGCTATGATTGACTAGCTTATTAATATAAAGTCAcctatttgagttattgttgaTTTAATGCTAAAGGAATAAGCTTAATTCATGCCATTatcattattaatcaatttCCTACTAAATTATTGTTACGATTAAGATAATGTCATGACTCGGTGtttcttcaaaaaatacaccTACGAATCACTTCAATTTGACCGTATAATATTATCGGTGGACGACTCTTCTTACTTACGTGTTAAGAGTATTGCTAcatttataaaagaattacataaatataattttgcaAACTCATGTAACTTTATTTAattcgttagatttattttataataaaaataattttataatctgacgaatcatattaaattatgttaatttataaaattatttttgtataataactttgtgactaaaatattttctttattaaatgTGATCTAAAGAATAAGTAAAggtaatatatagatatagaaaatgataatatatagatataaaaataataatataactatCAAATATGTTTATCAaatttatacttatatatttttatttattattttttaatttttaaagaaataaatattagtaaatttatatatttttaattttttaataattaaatatgtttaaaaattaattaaaaataaaaaatatttatattaatataaacatTTAATATGCACATTTAATACTCATTATAGCATTGTACTTGGAGAGGTGTAATTATGTACGTGGAAATAATTTCCGTTGATTGCAAAAAAGGTGTAGATTGTAGTGCAAGTAAAGGGCAAGTTGGGCAACAATTTTCGGTGCAAAAACTGGATGCTCACGCGCGCTATCCAGCAAGAGCCACTGAAAAGGAAACAGAGTGGGCGTGTGAGTTGCGTCCGGAAAATGGTCCCCACGCATGTTCCGCCGATTGAACTAATTGGttttacgagagagagagagagagagtgagacgCGGGGAGGGGCCAGGCGTCGTAAGCTGCCGTGTGTCCCCAAGAAAGATTTGGACggtaaattaaattgaaatggaagaaaatgaaaaattatattatattttatttaaaaattaaaataatttcaatgaGATGGATTTAcatcaactcactatccaaccTAGACATAGTCACGTCTAACAGTGTTTGAAACTGTCAGTAAGCGCGTGCGCGTCACAGCTGTAGACTTTCTAGTTCTAGCTtgtggaatttttatttttatttcttcatttttcctcGTCTGGTTGTGGAATTCAAACGGTGGGGCCATTCTATTAATCGACCGTACGTAGTTTTAAAGGCTTTTCATTTTAGCTTCTATTTTCGTTGTTTTTAACTTTGGGTTGGATTGCAATTCATgtcaactcattttaattaatctcattttattttattttattttattattataatttttttaaatttttatataaaatataataaataatttaatttttttaaatttaaaattaataataataatattttattttatttttatcttttatttaaaactaattaatctcattttattttatttttaaattcaaaccagattttttaagtcaatttttataaaaataattatacgaggAAAACTGTTTCCCATAACCCGATACCCATCACACACTCGTGACTCGTGAGAAAGAGGATAAGAAGAAACTATTATAGGTATAAAGAACGAGACCAACCAAATTACAAGCACTTGGGagatttatttctctctctttttgcgAGTTGTATGATTGAAGACTTTACAGAAGTCACAAGATAGGACGTAGGACATGATTCACACATTGCTACTACGTGTAAAGCTAGGTCTCTTTTCTCATTGATTTATCAATTATCCtcaattatgcatcaaattcttaGTTACTTTGTACAAGGTGGTGAGTATCGCGTAcccattttattcttttatcttttcttgttttatgATCAATTGGAAAGTAATCAAAGGTAATAATGAAGGTTCCATCAGCATCCTTAGCGCTAGTTTACTTCTTTCTCTTGAATATTAGATTTCGTTTGGATATTATCGTTCAGTTTAAATGTTGAGCTgagttaaattaaattaaaataaaaattaaaaattaaataaattattattaaagtattattattattttgatatttaaaaaaatttaaaattttattatattttgtattgaaattttaaaaaattataataattagatataataagttaaaataaattgagagaagTTTGAGATTCAAACTGGCGTAGGATTATtttagataatattaaaataataataaataatttattaataataataaaataatttgataatatttaataatagttttattttcaaataaagtcTTACATTTTTGTATTTCTGATGATTTGACAACTAAAGTAGAAAATCTAAAATAGACAGATGGATAGGATTTAGTTGGGGACCactttattttgaagaaataaaaatagtgCTAGGGTTTTTCAACCCTAGAATTGAGCCCTAAGGTCAATTGAGGCTCTATATGGTACATAGAAATATTTTAGCTATGTAATATGATTTGATACTTTAAaattatagaattatttttattataaatcaaatttaagtcttatttatttttataaatgagataaaatgaattgaaataaaagttaaaagttaaataaaatattattataataaatttttttaatattatttttattttataatttaaaattttaaaattatttattttattttatatgagaatttaaaaaattataataattagatgaaatgttTAGCAAAAGTAAACGAGGCCTTAATGTATTAAatacaattatattaatttataaatttatttttataaaatttcattgTAATTGTAACACTAtagatattagtatatatatattatatgaagggCTATCTTTGCAAGTTTGAATATGatgtaaatgaaataaaaaaaaaaaagaatatgatgTAAATGTATTATTTATGTTGCATGTATGTAATGTGGGGGATggtccatacatgcatgcatgggaatCATCAGATCGATCGATGCATGACTGACTATTTAAGATCGGTACGTGGCGTCTAAGGCGATCATAGGATGCGTAAGTACGTAGATCCGCAAACATCCAAAACCCATTAATTAATGTTCCAAGTCTTATATATCCAAGGATCGCTGCCCCAATGAATGGCCAATGGCATCTCAAAGGAGGCACTTTTCTAGATAATCATTACCCCTCGCTCTATATACTGACATGAAAAAATTTCATCATCAATGCGCGCAGTGACGcgtttgttttatttagttaatttATGTTTTGTACGTGCGTTTTATATGACATCTTCTGTACGTATAGGGACCCATTTATACGTTTGGCTGCAAACTCAGCCATTCATTGCGTTGATATTATCATCTGATCTGTCATGCTCGTGAAGTTCATAAAGGATGACAATCGAGGGCCCAGGATCGAGTAGTACTACTGCATGCAGTACTGCGTTTTCAtacttaattcattttttaatcaaaaatgatatttataattataattttataagtaacatgtaatcgttttgaaaaaaataaattaatataaaatttatataaaaaaattaattttttaatcgtaaatctcacttttttttaaatgattacacGACGTTTACAATTTTAcgattgtatatagcattattcttttttaatttctttttaagtattAGGACCATGCATGAATTAGTGATTTAAAATTGAGAAATTATtctcttattatatattatacataactttttaattttttttcttatcaaatatatagtatatgaataataaataaaaaaatttaattaatttaaaataaataaataaataaaaacaaatataatatgtgTTGTCACGTGGTATGTGAGATGATTATATGAAACATGTAGCGAAGCTTGTAATTAAACATAGTTATAATTTAGACTAATTatgattatcatttttttttcatcgcacattttgtttgtcatttataattatattaattattgatgtatcttgtaatagtttttaattatttgattaaacTTCATAAATAACATTAACGGCCATTCACGTACAGTACCACGTTGCTACACTGCCCGCGTGTACATgaacccataaatataatgacCTGAGTTTGCATGCAATTCTTTCTTCGGCCAAAGTACAGCTAGCAGCCATCTCACTACAACTATAGAACTCACCTTATCAAACCTTATCACAACCCAAGCCCCGAGGGCCACATGAACATTCTTTCGTGCATGCTTTTACacccaaataataataataataataataataataataatatatagtaataatagaaaagaagaaaggcgagaaagaataaaaaaaaaaaaaagaagaagaagaaaggcatTTTTGTCCGATTGAGACACCTTAAATTAAGGAAAGGTGTTGATGATGCCAACCATTGACAGTGAGAAGTTTCATGGAAACGCATTTTGAAAGGGACCCTTTATCTTCAGATCATCGAGCTtgtgtaattattattttgtccataattttatgcatggtaataattaaatattatgatttCACTTGAAGCAAGCTAGCTAGGGATGAAAAGGAAACCTTTTAATTGGTTGCTCAGTGTCATTCTTATCAATTCCCAAAATGAATCTAGAGATCATGTATCTCAATATAACCTGTCATTTTCCCAATTTTGTTCTTTCCATCCCCCTACGTaccctcttttcttttcaatccaTGTTCATAAATCTTAGATCATGTGTCGCTgtcgtttttatttttttgacgtCATGGGATCGATAGCTCTATTAATTGGATGATCATTAATCAAACCCCACTTGCCCACTAGTAAGCACTGTAAGCTAGCTGCAGATCCGTGTGATGAAACCATCTACAAGTTTCTAGGCCGTAACCTCCTACTTTCAACCCGCGATACCATCAAAGTAGGACGTAAAATGAGCGCAAATGTAAAGCCTACCGAAGATCAATGGAAGATGAAAACTCGTTATGATAGGAACAAAGAGAGAAATAGAGGGTCTGAAAATGACAATAACAATATTTGatccaatattaaaaaataaataaaaaaatgagacaTAAAGTTTGAAGAcatgacataaaataataaaaagtgacCTAAAGAAATAGGAGAGGTAACAAAGACAGT
Coding sequences within it:
- the LOC122284621 gene encoding protein TOPLESS isoform X1, translating into MSSLSRELVFLILQFLDEEKFKETVHKLEQESGFFFNMKYFEDEVQNGNWEEVEKYLSGFTKVDDNRYSMKIFFEIRKQKYLEALDKHDRSKAVDILVKDLKVFATFNEELFKEITQLLTLENFRENEQLSKYGDTKSARAIMLVELKKLIEANPLFRDKLQFPNLKNSRLRTLINQSLNWQHQLCKNPRPNPDIKTLFVDHSCAQPNGARAPSPANNPLLGSLPKAGGFPNLGAHGPFQPAPAPVPTPLAGWMSNPSTVTHPAVSGGAIGLGAPSIPAALKHPRTPPTNPSLDYPSGESDHVSKRARPMGITDEVNLPVNVLPVTFQGHGHGQPFNAPDDLPKIVARTLNQGSSPMSMDFHPVQQILLLVGTNVGDIGLWEVGSRERLVLRNFKVWDLSACSVPLQAALVKDPGVSVNRVIWSPDGSLFGVAYSRHIVQIYSYHGNDNIQQHLEIDAHVGGVNDIAFSHPNKQLCVVTCGDDKTIKVWDATTGAKLYSFEGHEAPVFSVCPHYKENIQFIFSTALDGKIKAWLYDHLGSRVDYDAPGRWCTTMAYSADGTRLFSCGTSKDGESFIVEWNESEGAVKRTYQGFRKRSLGVVQFDTTKNRFLAAGDDFSIKFWDMDNVQLLTTVDAEGGLPASPRIRFNRDGNLLAVSTSENGIKILANADGSRLLRTFENLSYDASRASEAVTKPTINPISAAAAVTSAGLADRGASMVAITGMNGDVRNLGDVKPRITEESNDKSKIWKLTEINEPSQCRSLRLPENLRVTKISRLIYTNSGNAVLALASNAIHLLWKWQRSDRSTSGKATASVLPQLWQPSSGILMTNDVSDTSPEEAVPCFALSKNDSYVMSASGGKISLFNMMTFKTMTTFMPPPPAATFLAFHPQDNNIIAIGMDDSTIQIYNVRVDEVKSKLKGHSKRITGLGFSHVLNVLVSSGADAQLCVWSSDGWEKQKTRFLQLPPGRTPGQSDTRVQFHQDQIHFLVAHETQLAIYETTKLECVKQWVPRESAPISHATFSCDSQLIYASFLDATVCVFTAANLRLRCRINPSAYLPSSVSSSNVQPLVIAAHPQEPNQFALGLSDGGVHVFEPLESEGKWGVPPPVENGSASSVPATSPVGASGSDQAQR
- the LOC122284621 gene encoding protein TOPLESS isoform X2 → MSSLSRELVFLILQFLDEEKFKETVHKLEQESGFFFNMKYFEDEVQNGNWEEVEKYLSGFTKVDDNRYSMKIFFEIRKQKYLEALDKHDRSKAVDILVKDLKVFATFNEELFKEITQLLTLENFRENEQLSKYGDTKSARAIMLVELKKLIEANPLFRDKLQFPNLKNSRLRTLINQSLNWQHQLCKNPRPNPDIKTLFVDHSCAQPNGARAPSPANNPLLGSLPKAGGFPNLGAHGPFQPAPAPVPTPLAGWMSNPSTVTHPAVSGGAIGLGAPSIPAALKHPRTPPTNPSLDYPSGESDHVSKRARPMGITDEVNLPVNVLPVTFQGHGHGQPFNAPDDLPKIVARTLNQGSSPMSMDFHPVQQILLLVGTNVGDIGLWEVGSRERLVLRNFKVWDLSACSVPLQAALVKDPGVSVNRVIWSPDGSLFGVAYSRHIVQIYSYHGNDNIQQHLEIDAHVGGVNDIAFSHPNKQLCVVTCGDDKTIKVWDATTGAKLYSFEGHEAPVFSVCPHYKENIQFIFSTALDGKIKAWLYDHLGSRVDYDAPGRWCTTMAYSADGTRLFSCGTSKDGESFIVEWNESEGAVKRTYQGFRKRSLGVVQFDTTKNRFLAAGDDFSIKFWDMDNVQLLTTVDAEGGLPASPRIRFNRDGNLLAVSTSENGIKILANADGSRLLRTFENLSYDASRASEAVTKPTINPISAAAAVTSAGLADRGASMVAITGMNGDVRNLGDVKPRITEESNDKSKIWKLTEINEPSQCRSLRLPENLRVTKISRLIYTNSGNAVLALASNAIHLLWKWQRSDRSTSGKATASVLPQLWQPSSGILMTNDVSDTSPEEAVPCFALSKNDSYVMSASGGKISLFNMMTFKTMTTFMPPPPAATFLAFHPQDNNIIAIGMDDSTIQIYNVRVDEVKSKLKGHSKRITGLGFSHVLNVLVSSGADAQLCVWSSDGWEKQKTRFLQLPPGRTPGQSDTRVQFHQDQIHFLVAHETQLAIYETTKLECVKQWVPRESAPISHATFSCDSQLIYASFLDATVCVFTAANLRLRCRINPSAYLPSSVSSNVQPLVIAAHPQEPNQFALGLSDGGVHVFEPLESEGKWGVPPPVENGSASSVPATSPVGASGSDQAQR